The proteins below come from a single Zonotrichia leucophrys gambelii isolate GWCS_2022_RI chromosome 3, RI_Zleu_2.0, whole genome shotgun sequence genomic window:
- the DEGS1 gene encoding sphingolipid delta(4)-desaturase DES1: MGNTVAREDFEWVYTDQPHADRRKEILAKHPEIKALMKPDYNLIWVVVLMVLAQLTAFYLVKDLDWKWVVFWAYVFGSCISHSMTLAIHEISHNSAFGNCKAMWNRWFGIFANLPLGLPYSISFKRYHMDHHRYLGGDGIDVDIPTNFEGWFFCTRFRKFIWIVLQPFFYAIRPLCINPKPISRLEIINLLAQLAFDVVIYYLWGVKSIFYMLAGSVLGLGLHPISGHFIAEHYMFLKGHETYSYYGPLNLLTFNVGYHNEHHDFPNIPGKSLPLVKKIAAEYYDNLPQYNSWIRVLYDFVMDDTISPYSRMKRQLKGEVKQD, encoded by the exons ATGGGGAACACTGTGGCCAGGGAGGATTTCGAGTGGGTCTACACGGACCAGCCGCACGCCGACCGCCGCAAGGAGATCCTGG CTAAACATCCAGAGATCAAAGCATTGATGAAGCCAGACTACAACCTGATCTGGGTGGTTGTGCTGATGGTTCTGGCGCAGCTGACTGCATTCTACCTGGTTAAAGACTTGGATTGGAAATGGGTTGTCTTCTGGGCTTACGTTTTTGGAAGCTGTATTAGTCACTCCATGACTCTGGCTATCCACGAGATCTCCCACAACAGTGCCTTTGGCAACTGCAAAGCCATGTGGAATCGATGGTTTGGAATATTTGCCAACCTCCCTCTGGGTCTCCCCTACTCCATCTCCTTCAAGAGGTACCACATGGATCACCATCGGTACCTGGGCGGTGACGGCATCGATGTGGACATTCCTACCAACTTCGAGGGCTGGTTCTTCTGCACCCGGTTTAGGAAGTTCATATGGATTGTTCTTCAGCCCTTTTTCTATGCCATTAGACCTCTCTgcataaatcctaaacccatTAGTCGACTTGAAATAATCAATTTATTGGCTCAGCTCGCCTTTGATGTGGTAATATATTATTTATGGGGAGTCAAATCCATTTTTTACATGCTTGCTGGTTCAGTACTTGGTCTTGGGTTGCACCCAATTTCGGGACACTTCATAGCTGAACattacatgtttttaaaaggaCATGAGACCTACTCCTACTATGGGCCACTTAATTTGCTCACTTTTAATGTTGGCTATCACAATGAACATCATGACTTCCCCAATATTCCTGGCAAGAGCCTTCCACTG GTGAAGAAAATAGCAGCTGAATACTATGACAACCTGCCCCAGTATAACTCTTGGATAAGAGTACTGTATGACTTCGTGATGGATGACACAATCAGCCCATACTCACGCATGAAAAGGCAATTAAAGGGTGAAGTGAAGCAAGATTAA